Proteins encoded together in one Bosea sp. (in: a-proteobacteria) window:
- a CDS encoding Gp138 family membrane-puncturing spike protein, whose product MAGHQGTSTRKNPVEGLFAATEAERREINTTLDGTIVSYDRATQRATIQPKLERKFGDKTLKAPPLQEIKVVQQNGGGFGVHVDLKPGDPVTVHFRQRSVDKSQTDGTDTNGSPGRMHDLSDAIAYPGGGEDSKIMTNMPAGGAHYGSSDGKSGLQARAGGSSAIVGGPNGSDKLTVSAAGKVDLKGENGDSLFQIIRDLAQVFRNHTNTGAPLDSPFVAAADAIIARLDAIHG is encoded by the coding sequence ATGGCCGGACACCAGGGCACATCCACGCGCAAGAACCCGGTCGAGGGCCTGTTCGCCGCGACTGAGGCGGAGCGCCGCGAGATCAATACGACGCTGGACGGCACCATCGTATCCTATGACCGGGCCACCCAGCGCGCCACGATCCAACCGAAGCTCGAGCGCAAGTTCGGCGACAAGACGCTGAAGGCGCCGCCGCTGCAGGAGATCAAGGTCGTCCAGCAGAACGGCGGCGGGTTCGGCGTCCATGTCGACCTGAAGCCCGGCGATCCGGTCACCGTCCACTTCCGCCAGCGCAGCGTCGACAAGAGCCAGACCGACGGCACCGACACGAACGGCTCGCCCGGTCGCATGCATGACCTCTCCGACGCCATCGCCTATCCAGGCGGCGGCGAGGATTCGAAGATCATGACAAATATGCCGGCCGGCGGCGCCCATTACGGCAGTTCGGACGGCAAGAGCGGGCTGCAGGCGAGGGCAGGCGGCTCCTCGGCGATCGTCGGCGGGCCGAATGGCTCGGACAAGCTGACTGTCTCGGCGGCCGGAAAGGTCGATCTGAAGGGCGAGAACGGCGACAGCCTGTTCCAGATCATCCGCGATCTGGCGCAGGTCTTCCGCAACCACACCAACACAGGCGCGCCGCTGGACAGCCCGTTCGTGGCGGCGGCCGATGCGATCATCGCCCGACTGGATGCGATCCATGGTTGA
- a CDS encoding DUF3383 family protein — protein MTRLPYSRVVDVSLTRQDRFAVATGFSVALIVQPATVAGILDATHRTKIYADMTEVGADFIVTDAAYKAAQAMFAQNPRPRQIKIGYRNPANSITSELDAIYAADPDFYWIGFTAEIRDTINQQLAAVWAETKPVLMGLDSNDTSTEAAAAEPDKTATVTISIASPGVITWTGHTLQNGNQVILTTSGALPTGLTAGTPYYVVNQATNTFQVSATLGGSAITTTGTQSGTHTATSPQFGGSVAEYIKSKGYDRSFVFYHTDTALYGALALLAYCATRDLDRGNLQAAQRGDINSGNAYTAKFKKLAGISVLNKGSAVVQAITGFVPGIGLDPAQGHFANTYVDIGGLPMVVEGSVASGAFIDEIHASDWIVARMREALLSTLANNARVPFTNVGVAMLTNTVDSVMRRAVAAGIVAAEFGDDDTEVLPEYDISVDRVENIPPAQRRQRIAPDIKVNFRYAGAIHYASASITLRF, from the coding sequence ATGACGCGCTTGCCCTATTCCCGCGTCGTCGACGTCTCGCTGACGCGGCAGGATCGCTTCGCCGTCGCAACCGGCTTTTCGGTCGCGCTGATCGTTCAGCCGGCAACGGTGGCGGGCATCCTCGATGCAACCCATCGCACGAAGATCTATGCGGACATGACCGAGGTCGGCGCCGACTTCATCGTGACCGATGCTGCCTACAAGGCCGCGCAGGCGATGTTCGCGCAGAACCCGCGCCCGCGTCAGATCAAGATCGGCTATCGCAACCCGGCCAACTCGATCACCTCCGAGCTCGACGCGATCTATGCGGCCGACCCGGACTTCTACTGGATCGGGTTCACCGCCGAGATCCGCGACACCATCAACCAGCAGCTTGCGGCCGTCTGGGCCGAGACGAAGCCGGTGCTGATGGGGCTGGATTCGAACGACACGTCCACCGAGGCGGCCGCCGCCGAGCCGGACAAGACCGCGACCGTCACCATCTCGATCGCCAGCCCGGGCGTCATCACCTGGACCGGCCACACGCTGCAGAACGGCAACCAGGTCATCCTGACGACCTCGGGCGCGCTTCCGACCGGCCTGACCGCCGGCACGCCGTATTATGTTGTCAACCAGGCGACGAACACGTTCCAGGTTTCGGCCACGCTTGGCGGCTCCGCGATCACGACGACAGGCACGCAGAGCGGCACGCATACCGCCACTTCGCCGCAGTTCGGCGGCTCGGTTGCGGAATACATCAAGTCGAAGGGCTATGACCGCTCCTTCGTCTTCTATCACACCGACACGGCGCTTTACGGCGCCCTGGCGCTGCTCGCCTACTGCGCGACCCGCGATCTCGACCGGGGCAACCTGCAGGCCGCCCAACGCGGCGATATCAACTCGGGCAACGCCTATACGGCCAAGTTCAAGAAGCTCGCCGGCATCTCGGTCCTGAACAAGGGCTCGGCGGTCGTCCAGGCGATCACCGGCTTCGTGCCTGGCATTGGTCTGGATCCCGCGCAGGGCCACTTCGCCAACACCTATGTCGACATTGGCGGCCTTCCGATGGTCGTCGAGGGCTCGGTCGCTTCCGGCGCCTTCATCGACGAGATCCACGCTTCGGACTGGATCGTCGCCCGCATGCGTGAGGCTCTGCTCTCGACGCTTGCGAACAATGCCCGGGTTCCGTTCACCAACGTCGGCGTGGCGATGCTCACCAACACCGTCGACAGCGTGATGCGTCGCGCGGTGGCCGCCGGCATCGTCGCTGCCGAGTTCGGGGACGACGATACCGAGGTGCTGCCTGAATACGATATCAGCGTCGATCGGGTGGAGAACATTCCGCCCGCTCAGCGCCGCCAGCGCATCGCGCCCGACATCAAGGTCAATTTCCGTTACGCCGGCGCGATCCACTACGCCTCGGCCTCGATCACGCTTCGGTTCTGA
- a CDS encoding phage minor head protein, whose translation MNIQGWMREARTTKRKRVVLRSISATVAFEMALLAPTNLLLRRMAGQVAQDVLPASISAKNQMMRDDLNWFERAMRALRDFGDGFVEGLRSEWRDAFETEEERNKRRFNEGLRSAIGIDLGALIQAEGIGNTIDAAVLRNVSLVRGLSQDVARRLSAKLLDALTRGLNNRELEKIITAEFGIARRRAKLIARDQAASFNGDLNRIRQTAMGVTEYIWSTSLDERVRGNPEGRYPNARPSHWDREGKTFKWSSPPSDGHPGQPINCRCTARAVIEF comes from the coding sequence ATGAACATCCAGGGGTGGATGCGCGAGGCGCGGACTACCAAGCGCAAGCGGGTCGTCCTGCGGTCGATCTCCGCAACGGTGGCTTTCGAGATGGCGCTCCTGGCGCCGACGAACCTGCTGCTGAGGCGGATGGCGGGGCAGGTGGCGCAAGACGTGCTGCCGGCCTCGATCTCGGCCAAGAACCAGATGATGCGCGACGACCTGAACTGGTTCGAGCGCGCAATGCGGGCGCTGCGCGATTTCGGCGACGGCTTCGTCGAGGGCCTGCGTTCCGAGTGGCGCGACGCCTTCGAAACCGAGGAAGAACGGAACAAGCGCCGGTTCAATGAGGGGCTGCGCTCGGCGATCGGGATAGACCTTGGCGCCCTCATCCAGGCGGAAGGCATCGGCAACACCATCGACGCGGCGGTGCTGCGCAACGTCTCGCTGGTGCGGGGGCTGTCTCAGGACGTTGCGCGCCGGCTCTCGGCCAAGCTCCTCGATGCGCTGACCCGCGGCCTGAACAACCGCGAGCTCGAAAAGATCATCACCGCCGAGTTCGGCATCGCCCGCCGGCGCGCCAAACTCATCGCCCGCGATCAGGCCGCCAGCTTCAACGGCGACCTGAACCGGATTCGCCAGACCGCTATGGGCGTCACGGAATATATCTGGTCGACCTCGCTCGACGAGCGCGTCCGCGGCAACCCCGAGGGCAGGTATCCGAACGCCCGTCCATCCCACTGGGATCGCGAGGGCAAGACGTTCAAGTGGTCGAGCCCGCCCAGCGACGGGCATCCCGGCCAGCCGATCAATTGCCGCTGCACTGCGCGCGCGGTCATCGAGTTCTGA
- a CDS encoding phage baseplate protein yields MTCILVSRSIGGVFVDVVISEEHESEMEIAEHPVEKGAKISDHAWRLPYRVTLESAIAGERAVASFQQLLDVQSTAEPFSLVTGLKVYQNMLIKRLTATRDRENARVLKFEAELQEVVIVNTESSGGGSSSDDKAQGTTKRGQVAARTTESIPTRTDKVLSDAIAVD; encoded by the coding sequence ATGACCTGCATCCTCGTCAGCCGCTCGATTGGCGGCGTCTTCGTCGATGTCGTGATCTCGGAAGAGCACGAGTCGGAGATGGAGATCGCCGAGCATCCGGTCGAGAAGGGCGCCAAGATCAGCGATCATGCCTGGCGTCTGCCGTATCGGGTGACGCTGGAATCGGCCATTGCCGGCGAGCGCGCCGTTGCATCGTTCCAGCAGTTGCTCGACGTCCAGTCGACGGCCGAGCCCTTCAGCCTCGTCACGGGGTTGAAGGTCTATCAGAACATGCTGATCAAGCGGCTGACGGCGACCCGCGACCGTGAGAACGCCCGCGTCCTGAAGTTCGAGGCCGAACTGCAGGAGGTCGTGATCGTCAACACCGAGAGCAGCGGCGGTGGGTCGAGCTCGGATGACAAGGCGCAGGGCACGACCAAGCGCGGCCAGGTCGCCGCGCGCACGACCGAGAGCATCCCCACCCGCACCGACAAGGTGCTGAGCGACGCAATCGCCGTCGATTAA
- a CDS encoding phage tail assembly chaperone — MAEKKINGRHVRYDRLPGDQALDLMLRLLQLLGEGDTLLEAVLTADDGESDKLAIVGLLKFAKNMNVPEVKGFILEMVGHCMVDGLEATPGMMDLQELIATAQFAIKTEFGGFFADGAGSVLLKAAKA; from the coding sequence ATGGCTGAGAAGAAGATCAACGGCAGGCACGTCCGATATGACCGGCTTCCGGGCGACCAAGCGCTCGACCTTATGCTCCGGCTGCTCCAGCTTCTCGGCGAAGGCGATACGCTTCTGGAAGCCGTTCTGACGGCGGATGATGGCGAGAGCGACAAGCTGGCAATCGTCGGGCTCCTGAAGTTCGCCAAGAACATGAACGTGCCCGAGGTGAAGGGCTTCATCCTGGAGATGGTCGGGCATTGCATGGTCGATGGCCTTGAGGCCACGCCCGGCATGATGGATCTCCAGGAACTGATCGCGACCGCGCAGTTCGCCATTAAGACGGAATTCGGCGGTTTTTTCGCCGACGGCGCGGGCTCGGTCCTCCTGAAGGCGGCCAAGGCGTAA
- a CDS encoding phage portal protein produces MFDRLVNLVTGMGTSKDKGTGGAHVVVVRSKAELDAAYRDNWIARKAIDIVPFDMLREGRQWQGENDQITAIEKAEKDLGYFTKVKAALTRGRLYGGGCIVIGDGASDPSTELRIDAINRGGIKYLHVFSLHEIVAGELNRDPLSPYFGEPRDYELRSANGEALKLHPSRVVRFLGAPLPDDVTVRTESVWSDSILQAIMDAVDQATSAASYIAAMLPEAKQDIISVPGLSQHLATAATTSRLTERFAYASMMKSMHGMLLLEGDGKSPSGEVWQQKQLSFTGLPDVANLFLQIVSGAADVPVTRMLGQSPKGMNSTGESDLRNYYDHVAAKQKVELTPCLSRLDRALVRHALGAEPDDVWYTWRPLYQPSDKEKAEIFAAKAKAVKDLSDVGLMPDEALAKGVQNMLIEDGSLPGLEAALEEFGDEPEDADEEAARLNEEQQRQQANDAKPRTLYVSRKLLNADEFIDWAKGQGFETTLDAGDLHVTVAFSREAVDWMKVGENWTSGPDGKLAVVPGGARLVEPLGDKGAIVLLFNSSELAWRHMAIREAGASWDWPEYQPHVTITYDAGAVDLEKVEPYRGKLVFGPEVFAELDDDWTSKVRES; encoded by the coding sequence ATGTTCGACCGCCTCGTAAACCTCGTGACCGGCATGGGCACGAGCAAGGACAAGGGCACCGGCGGCGCTCACGTTGTCGTCGTCCGCTCCAAGGCCGAGCTCGACGCTGCCTATCGGGACAATTGGATCGCGCGCAAGGCGATCGACATCGTCCCGTTCGATATGCTCCGTGAGGGGCGGCAGTGGCAGGGCGAGAACGACCAGATCACCGCGATCGAGAAGGCGGAGAAGGATCTCGGCTATTTCACGAAGGTCAAGGCGGCGCTGACCCGCGGCCGGCTCTACGGCGGCGGATGCATCGTCATAGGCGACGGAGCGAGCGACCCATCCACCGAGTTGCGGATCGATGCGATCAACCGCGGTGGCATCAAGTATCTGCACGTCTTCTCGCTGCATGAGATCGTCGCTGGCGAGTTAAACCGCGATCCGCTGTCGCCCTATTTTGGGGAGCCCCGAGACTACGAGCTCCGCTCGGCGAACGGCGAAGCCCTGAAGCTTCATCCTTCGCGCGTCGTGCGCTTCCTCGGCGCACCTCTGCCCGACGATGTGACCGTCCGCACGGAATCGGTGTGGTCGGACAGCATCCTTCAGGCGATCATGGACGCCGTCGACCAGGCGACGAGCGCGGCGAGCTACATCGCGGCCATGTTGCCTGAGGCGAAGCAGGACATCATCTCGGTGCCTGGGCTGTCGCAACATCTCGCGACGGCAGCGACCACCAGCCGGCTGACCGAGCGTTTCGCCTACGCCAGCATGATGAAGAGCATGCACGGCATGCTTCTGCTGGAAGGCGACGGCAAAAGCCCGTCCGGCGAGGTTTGGCAGCAGAAGCAGTTGTCGTTCACCGGCTTGCCGGACGTCGCAAACCTCTTTCTGCAGATCGTGTCGGGCGCCGCTGACGTCCCCGTCACTCGAATGCTAGGGCAGTCGCCGAAGGGGATGAACTCCACCGGCGAGAGCGACCTCCGCAACTATTACGACCACGTCGCCGCGAAACAGAAGGTCGAGCTGACGCCGTGCCTGTCGCGTCTGGATCGCGCGCTGGTCCGCCACGCCCTCGGCGCTGAGCCCGATGACGTCTGGTACACTTGGCGCCCGCTCTATCAGCCCTCGGACAAGGAGAAGGCCGAAATCTTCGCCGCGAAGGCGAAGGCGGTGAAGGACCTGAGCGACGTCGGCTTGATGCCGGATGAGGCGCTCGCCAAGGGCGTCCAGAACATGCTGATCGAGGATGGCTCACTGCCGGGCCTTGAGGCGGCCCTCGAAGAGTTTGGCGACGAGCCCGAGGACGCCGACGAGGAGGCCGCGCGCCTCAACGAAGAGCAGCAGCGCCAGCAGGCGAATGACGCCAAGCCGCGCACGCTCTACGTCAGCCGCAAGCTGCTCAACGCCGACGAGTTCATCGACTGGGCGAAGGGGCAGGGCTTCGAAACCACGCTCGACGCCGGCGATCTCCACGTCACCGTCGCGTTCTCGCGCGAGGCGGTCGACTGGATGAAGGTCGGCGAGAACTGGACGTCGGGCCCGGATGGCAAGCTCGCCGTCGTTCCGGGCGGCGCTCGCCTGGTCGAGCCGCTCGGTGACAAGGGCGCCATCGTCCTCCTGTTCAACTCCTCGGAATTGGCGTGGCGGCACATGGCGATCCGCGAAGCTGGCGCGTCGTGGGATTGGCCCGAGTATCAGCCTCACGTCACGATCACCTACGATGCGGGCGCGGTCGATCTGGAGAAGGTCGAGCCCTATCGCGGCAAGCTGGTCTTCGGGCCCGAGGTCTTCGCCGAACTCGACGACGACTGGACCAGCAAGGTTCGCGAGAGCTGA
- a CDS encoding phage protein, with protein sequence MAVDCKPLTIYGKDMVSFTVDDREVIGLWEGDDVITVERQTDLGTPMTGADGSTIVSFTSDQSALLTVKLQANSAANTYFEKWVKARRMGSTRLLRVAVRDTATGEGGGCTSAVIIKEPSKSWGGTATEREWQIFCNCWQENDITYNPAA encoded by the coding sequence ATGGCCGTGGATTGCAAGCCGCTGACCATTTACGGGAAGGACATGGTGTCCTTCACGGTCGACGACCGCGAGGTGATCGGCCTCTGGGAGGGCGACGACGTCATCACCGTCGAGCGCCAGACCGATCTCGGGACGCCGATGACCGGAGCCGATGGCTCGACGATCGTGTCGTTCACCTCCGACCAGAGCGCGCTGCTGACCGTGAAGCTGCAGGCGAACTCCGCGGCCAACACCTATTTCGAGAAGTGGGTGAAGGCCCGCCGCATGGGCTCTACCCGGCTCCTGCGCGTCGCGGTTCGCGATACCGCGACCGGTGAGGGCGGCGGCTGCACGTCGGCCGTCATCATCAAGGAGCCGTCCAAAAGCTGGGGCGGAACCGCCACCGAGCGCGAATGGCAGATCTTCTGCAACTGCTGGCAGGAGAACGACATCACCTACAACCCGGCGGCCTAA
- a CDS encoding DUF2184 domain-containing protein: MNMPLTHDAQGVALSFLVRQATLIEPVVYAMRYQEIQYPTLVPVDTSAPDWIQSVTYFSMDGVGKADWFHGNANDVPKVELTREKFETGVSMAAIGYGYTLEELGTAQLYNMNLSADKATLARRIAEEKIDAVAFVGDSTKGFTGLVNASTPTATTAPADGTGSATTFVSKTPDQVLRDINGQITGTFTGTLGAEMVDTILLPYSVLLDLSTRRIDAVNQTTILEWIERNNIYTRLTGQPLLIRGLFGYLDTAGSGGTKRMVAYRRSPEVLKMHVPMPFRFLPAFQTGPIKFDVPGIFRIGGVDIRRPKAVRYLDGI, encoded by the coding sequence ATGAACATGCCTCTCACGCATGATGCCCAGGGCGTCGCGCTCAGCTTCCTCGTTCGTCAGGCGACGCTCATCGAGCCGGTCGTCTACGCGATGCGCTACCAGGAAATCCAGTATCCCACGCTGGTTCCGGTCGACACCTCGGCGCCGGACTGGATTCAGTCCGTCACCTACTTCTCGATGGACGGCGTCGGCAAGGCCGACTGGTTCCACGGCAACGCCAACGACGTGCCGAAGGTCGAGCTGACCCGCGAGAAGTTCGAGACCGGCGTCTCGATGGCCGCGATCGGCTACGGGTACACGCTGGAAGAGCTCGGCACCGCCCAGCTCTACAACATGAACCTCAGCGCCGATAAGGCCACGCTGGCCCGTCGCATCGCGGAGGAGAAGATCGATGCGGTCGCCTTCGTGGGCGACAGCACGAAGGGCTTCACCGGTCTGGTCAATGCCTCGACCCCGACCGCCACCACGGCGCCCGCCGACGGCACCGGCTCGGCCACGACCTTCGTGAGCAAGACCCCGGATCAGGTCCTGCGCGACATCAACGGCCAGATCACCGGGACCTTCACCGGCACGCTCGGCGCGGAGATGGTCGACACCATCCTGCTCCCGTATTCGGTGCTGCTCGACCTCTCGACCCGTCGCATCGACGCGGTCAACCAGACCACCATCCTGGAGTGGATCGAGCGGAACAACATCTACACCCGCCTGACCGGCCAGCCGCTGCTCATCCGCGGCCTGTTCGGCTACCTCGACACGGCCGGCTCGGGCGGCACCAAGCGCATGGTCGCGTATCGGCGCTCCCCGGAGGTGCTGAAGATGCACGTCCCCATGCCGTTCCGCTTCCTGCCGGCCTTCCAGACCGGGCCGATCAAGTTCGACGTCCCGGGCATCTTCCGCATCGGCGGCGTCGACATCCGTCGCCCCAAGGCCGTCCGTTACCTCGACGGCATCTGA
- a CDS encoding DUF2213 domain-containing protein yields MLFTDKITLDGSRRTGDGYLAANARVARTGIQTYLGREVGKPDMATVKVFRPESEVFHTDALRSFAHRPVTNDHPPEAVSARNWKTHSVGMTGDEIARDGTFVRVPMVVMDQAAIDDVEAGKVELSMGYACDLDWTAGTTPEGEAYDARQTNIRGNHLAIVAAGRAGPQCRIGDSWAAIPPVKDPHMTLKTVTVDGIPIEVTDQGATVITTLLGRISDAKTANDTLVRDHAAAIAAKDADLAKRDAEIDALKGKIVDGAALDALVQARGDLIAKAKAIAPDVVTDGKTDADIRRAVVVAKRGEGAIKDKSAAYVDAAFDILIDEFKPVDGLTRSISAGPRTTVDHQPVATAHAAMVTGLQDAWKTPVKGAA; encoded by the coding sequence ATGCTCTTCACCGACAAGATCACCCTGGACGGCTCGCGCCGGACCGGGGACGGCTACCTTGCGGCGAATGCCCGGGTCGCCCGCACCGGCATCCAGACCTATCTGGGCCGCGAGGTGGGCAAGCCCGATATGGCGACGGTCAAGGTATTCCGGCCCGAGTCCGAGGTCTTCCATACCGACGCGCTGCGGTCCTTCGCCCATCGCCCGGTCACGAACGACCATCCGCCCGAGGCGGTCAGCGCCCGCAACTGGAAGACCCACAGCGTCGGCATGACCGGCGACGAGATCGCCCGAGATGGCACCTTCGTCCGCGTCCCCATGGTCGTCATGGACCAGGCCGCGATCGACGATGTCGAGGCCGGCAAGGTCGAGCTCTCCATGGGCTACGCCTGCGACCTCGACTGGACCGCGGGCACCACGCCCGAAGGCGAGGCCTATGACGCCCGCCAGACCAACATCCGAGGCAATCACCTCGCGATCGTCGCCGCCGGCCGCGCCGGCCCTCAATGCCGCATCGGAGATTCCTGGGCGGCGATCCCTCCTGTGAAGGACCCTCACATGACCCTGAAGACGGTTACCGTCGATGGCATCCCGATCGAAGTGACCGATCAGGGCGCCACCGTGATCACCACGCTGCTCGGGCGCATCTCCGATGCGAAGACGGCGAACGACACGCTGGTCCGCGACCACGCCGCCGCGATCGCGGCCAAGGACGCCGACCTCGCCAAGCGCGACGCCGAGATCGATGCCCTGAAGGGCAAGATCGTCGATGGCGCTGCGCTCGACGCGCTGGTCCAAGCCCGCGGCGATCTGATCGCCAAGGCCAAGGCCATCGCGCCGGACGTCGTCACCGACGGCAAGACCGACGCGGACATCCGCCGCGCCGTCGTCGTCGCCAAGCGTGGCGAGGGTGCGATCAAGGACAAGTCCGCCGCCTATGTGGATGCGGCCTTCGACATCCTGATCGACGAGTTCAAGCCGGTCGACGGCCTGACCCGCAGCATCTCGGCCGGCCCGCGCACCACCGTGGATCACCAGCCCGTCGCCACGGCTCACGCCGCCATGGTCACCGGTCTCCAGGATGCCTGGAAGACCCCGGTTAAGGGAGCCGCCTGA
- a CDS encoding DUF2612 domain-containing protein, whose amino-acid sequence MFTFDNEEVTFDSEYWRFDIVGIFDCIEPGALVEQELDKIATQYREAAKFLSLVRAYLGETEAAARAACLIPQYFDIDSAGGDQLTIIGKWLGFQRCHCVCDVPDVVGYDCGGSYTGPFNLVGYCAPGSTWLDCPPLGSSTLCLDDDETFRGFAKARRYQMLGLYDLASLQAAARHIWGSTASVIDSRVGQVTIAPGRALTADETAQLPIAFRVLPVAPGIRGRVHLGTGPIAGYGAGWSGYCESAEWLCPADPHTYTCT is encoded by the coding sequence ATGTTCACGTTCGATAACGAAGAGGTCACGTTCGACAGCGAATACTGGCGCTTCGATATCGTCGGCATCTTCGATTGCATCGAACCAGGTGCACTCGTCGAGCAGGAGCTCGACAAGATCGCCACTCAGTACCGCGAGGCTGCGAAATTCCTGTCGCTCGTGCGCGCCTATCTCGGCGAGACCGAAGCGGCGGCGCGCGCCGCATGCCTGATTCCTCAATACTTCGACATCGACAGCGCGGGCGGAGATCAGCTCACGATTATCGGCAAATGGCTCGGTTTCCAGCGCTGCCACTGCGTCTGCGATGTACCTGATGTCGTCGGCTACGACTGTGGCGGTAGCTACACCGGCCCGTTCAATCTTGTCGGGTATTGCGCGCCAGGCTCGACCTGGCTCGATTGTCCTCCGCTCGGCTCGAGCACGCTGTGCCTCGATGACGACGAGACCTTTCGCGGCTTCGCAAAGGCCCGGCGCTACCAGATGCTCGGGCTGTACGATCTCGCCTCGCTGCAGGCGGCGGCAAGACACATTTGGGGCTCGACTGCTTCGGTTATCGACAGCCGCGTCGGCCAAGTGACTATCGCCCCCGGGCGCGCTCTGACTGCGGATGAGACGGCACAGTTGCCGATCGCATTTCGAGTGCTGCCGGTCGCGCCTGGCATTCGTGGACGGGTTCATCTCGGGACCGGCCCGATCGCGGGCTATGGTGCCGGCTGGTCTGGCTATTGCGAAAGCGCCGAATGGCTCTGCCCGGCTGATCCTCACACCTACACCTGCACCTGA
- a CDS encoding DUF2190 family protein — protein MPAVQTTYAAVHARWVEGMVLNMEDATIVTRIAEDVEGIGFGKVGVQGTADNQVVDSEATVKFVGIAVLDSFRPTGKYEQYDNVALMKKGVIVVQASEAVAVGDPVYYTPATGVLSKTLTSNTLIAGAQWDTSTAGAGLAALRLNTP, from the coding sequence ATGCCCGCAGTTCAGACCACTTACGCCGCCGTCCACGCCCGCTGGGTGGAGGGCATGGTCCTCAACATGGAGGACGCCACGATCGTCACCCGCATCGCGGAGGACGTGGAGGGCATCGGCTTCGGCAAGGTTGGCGTGCAGGGCACGGCTGACAACCAGGTCGTCGATTCCGAAGCGACCGTGAAGTTCGTCGGCATCGCGGTGCTCGACAGCTTCCGGCCCACCGGCAAGTACGAGCAGTACGACAACGTCGCCCTGATGAAGAAGGGCGTGATCGTCGTGCAGGCTTCCGAGGCCGTCGCAGTCGGCGATCCCGTCTACTACACGCCGGCCACTGGCGTGCTGTCGAAGACCTTGACCTCGAACACCCTCATCGCCGGCGCCCAGTGGGATACCAGCACCGCAGGTGCCGGTCTCGCCGCGCTGCGGCTCAACACGCCGTAA
- a CDS encoding DUF4054 domain-containing protein: MPYTTPTVDQFRVKFPTFSGVGNPTISAAIDEASASVDQSWIEADYQPAILYLAAHIMAADGVLFDGLGAAGGMIAAGQVSEAKVGDAMVKLGGAGSGSGGGGSASGYASTPYGQRYLQLLRRNQPAIALV; this comes from the coding sequence ATGCCCTACACCACGCCGACGGTCGATCAGTTCCGGGTGAAGTTCCCGACCTTTTCTGGCGTCGGCAATCCCACGATCTCGGCTGCGATTGATGAGGCTTCGGCTTCCGTCGACCAGTCGTGGATCGAGGCGGACTATCAACCGGCTATCCTCTACCTCGCTGCCCATATCATGGCCGCCGATGGCGTGCTGTTCGATGGCCTTGGCGCCGCAGGCGGCATGATCGCCGCCGGCCAGGTCTCCGAGGCCAAGGTCGGCGACGCGATGGTGAAGCTCGGCGGCGCCGGAAGCGGTTCGGGCGGCGGCGGTTCAGCTTCGGGCTATGCCTCGACGCCCTACGGCCAGCGCTACCTTCAGCTTCTTCGCCGCAACCAGCCCGCCATCGCCCTGGTGTGA